A section of the Triticum dicoccoides isolate Atlit2015 ecotype Zavitan chromosome 7A, WEW_v2.0, whole genome shotgun sequence genome encodes:
- the LOC119330348 gene encoding squamosa promoter-binding-like protein 17 isoform X2: protein MEIGSGGCGGGDGSGGGGGDDQQRHGLKFGKKIYFEDSTGPGGGSGGVNASSSKPPAGGGRKGKAVAAGGASGSAPPRCQVEGCGVDLSGAKQYHCRHKVCSMHTKEPRVVVAGLEQRFCQQCSRFHQLPEFDQGKRSCRRRLAGHNERRRKAPPGPLATRYGRLAASFEPGRFRSYLLDFSYPRVPSSVRDAWPGARPGYRMPGEIQWQGNLDLRPHTGAGTGYGHHHAYSSHGGFPGPELPPGGCLAGVAADSSCALSLLSTQPWDNTPHGASHDHRSAGFDGHPVGVSPSIMASNYMPPPASPWGGSRGHEGGRNAPHQQLPHDVQLHEVHHPAGSSQHGHFSGELELALQGNRPAPGPRGGDHGSSGGAFDHPGSSSNWSL from the exons ATGGAGATTGgcagcggcggctgcggcggcggcgacgggagcggcgGAGGGGGCGGGGACGACCAGCAGCGCCACGGGCTCAAGTTCGGCAAGAAGATCTACTTCGAGGACAGCACGGGCCCCGGCGGTGGCAGTGGCGGCGTCAATGCGTCCTCGTCCAAGCCGCCCGCGGGCGGCGGGAGGAAGGGGAAGGCCGTGGCCGCCGGGGGAGCGTCCGGCTCCGCGCCGCCGCGGTGCCAGGTGGAGGGGTGCGGCGTGGATCTGAGCGGCGCCAAGCAATACCACTGCCGCCACAAGGTGTGCTCCATGCACACCAAGGAGCCCCGCGTCGTCGTcgccggcctcgagcagcgcttctgCCAGCAGTGCAGCAG GTTCCACCAGTTGCCTGAATTCGATCAAGGAAAACGCAGCTGCCGCAGACGCCTCGCAGGCCACAACGAACGCCGGAGGAAGgcaccccccggccctctcgcaACACGCTACGGGCGACTCGCTGCATCCTTTG AACCCGGCAGGTTCAGAAGCTACCTGCTGGATTTCTCGTACCCAAGAGTTCCGAGCAGCGTGCGGGATGCCTGGCCGGGGGCTCGACCAGGCTACCGGATGCCTGGTGAAATCCAGTGGCAAGGCAACCTAGACCTGCGTCCTCACACAGGTGCAGGCACGGGATACGGCCACCACCATGCATACAGCAGCCACGGCGGCTTCCCCGGCCCAGAGCTCCCTCCAGGTGGGTGTCTCGCAGGGGTCGCCGCCGACTCCAGCTGTGCTCTCTCTCTTCTGTCAACTCAGCCATGGGACAACACCCCCCACGGTGCCAGCCACGACCACCGGTCCGCGGGCTTCGATGGCCACCCTGTGGGAGTGTCACCCTCCATCATGGCGAGTAACTACATGCCGCCGCCGGCGAGCCCCTGGGGTGGCTCCCGGGGCCATGAAGGCGGCCGGAACGCGCCGCATCAGCAGCTGCCACATGACGTCCAGCTCCACGAGGTGCACCACCCAGCAGGCTCTAGCCAGCACGGCCACTTctcaggcgagctcgagctcgccctGCAGGGGAACAGGCCGGCGCCTGGGCCACGCGGCGGCGATCACGGCAGCAGTGGCGGCGCGTTCGACCACCCCGGCAGCTCGTCCAACTGGTCCCTGTAG
- the LOC119330348 gene encoding squamosa promoter-binding-like protein 17 isoform X1, whose translation MEIGSGGCGGGDGSGGGGGDDQQRHGLKFGKKIYFEDSTGPGGGSGGVNASSSKPPAGGGRKGKAVAAGGASGSAPPRCQVEGCGVDLSGAKQYHCRHKVCSMHTKEPRVVVAGLEQRFCQQCSRFHQLPEFDQGKRSCRRRLAGHNERRRKAPPGPLATRYGRLAASFEEPGRFRSYLLDFSYPRVPSSVRDAWPGARPGYRMPGEIQWQGNLDLRPHTGAGTGYGHHHAYSSHGGFPGPELPPGGCLAGVAADSSCALSLLSTQPWDNTPHGASHDHRSAGFDGHPVGVSPSIMASNYMPPPASPWGGSRGHEGGRNAPHQQLPHDVQLHEVHHPAGSSQHGHFSGELELALQGNRPAPGPRGGDHGSSGGAFDHPGSSSNWSL comes from the exons ATGGAGATTGgcagcggcggctgcggcggcggcgacgggagcggcgGAGGGGGCGGGGACGACCAGCAGCGCCACGGGCTCAAGTTCGGCAAGAAGATCTACTTCGAGGACAGCACGGGCCCCGGCGGTGGCAGTGGCGGCGTCAATGCGTCCTCGTCCAAGCCGCCCGCGGGCGGCGGGAGGAAGGGGAAGGCCGTGGCCGCCGGGGGAGCGTCCGGCTCCGCGCCGCCGCGGTGCCAGGTGGAGGGGTGCGGCGTGGATCTGAGCGGCGCCAAGCAATACCACTGCCGCCACAAGGTGTGCTCCATGCACACCAAGGAGCCCCGCGTCGTCGTcgccggcctcgagcagcgcttctgCCAGCAGTGCAGCAG GTTCCACCAGTTGCCTGAATTCGATCAAGGAAAACGCAGCTGCCGCAGACGCCTCGCAGGCCACAACGAACGCCGGAGGAAGgcaccccccggccctctcgcaACACGCTACGGGCGACTCGCTGCATCCTTTG AAGAACCCGGCAGGTTCAGAAGCTACCTGCTGGATTTCTCGTACCCAAGAGTTCCGAGCAGCGTGCGGGATGCCTGGCCGGGGGCTCGACCAGGCTACCGGATGCCTGGTGAAATCCAGTGGCAAGGCAACCTAGACCTGCGTCCTCACACAGGTGCAGGCACGGGATACGGCCACCACCATGCATACAGCAGCCACGGCGGCTTCCCCGGCCCAGAGCTCCCTCCAGGTGGGTGTCTCGCAGGGGTCGCCGCCGACTCCAGCTGTGCTCTCTCTCTTCTGTCAACTCAGCCATGGGACAACACCCCCCACGGTGCCAGCCACGACCACCGGTCCGCGGGCTTCGATGGCCACCCTGTGGGAGTGTCACCCTCCATCATGGCGAGTAACTACATGCCGCCGCCGGCGAGCCCCTGGGGTGGCTCCCGGGGCCATGAAGGCGGCCGGAACGCGCCGCATCAGCAGCTGCCACATGACGTCCAGCTCCACGAGGTGCACCACCCAGCAGGCTCTAGCCAGCACGGCCACTTctcaggcgagctcgagctcgccctGCAGGGGAACAGGCCGGCGCCTGGGCCACGCGGCGGCGATCACGGCAGCAGTGGCGGCGCGTTCGACCACCCCGGCAGCTCGTCCAACTGGTCCCTGTAG